In Corynebacterium matruchotii, a single genomic region encodes these proteins:
- the rpsM gene encoding 30S ribosomal protein S13, with protein MARLAGVDLPRNKRMEVALTYIYGIGPARSKQLLKETGISPDLRTDNLTDEQIASLRDVIEATWKVEGDLRRQVQADIRRKIEIGCYQGLRHRRGLPVRGQRTKTNARTRKGPKKTIAGKKK; from the coding sequence ATGGCACGTCTTGCTGGTGTAGACCTCCCACGCAATAAGCGCATGGAGGTTGCACTCACATACATTTATGGCATCGGCCCAGCCCGATCCAAACAACTGCTCAAGGAGACCGGCATTTCTCCGGATCTGCGCACCGATAACCTCACCGACGAGCAAATCGCCTCGCTGCGTGACGTGATCGAAGCAACCTGGAAGGTAGAGGGTGACCTTCGCCGCCAGGTGCAGGCCGATATTCGTCGCAAGATTGAAATCGGCTGCTACCAGGGTCTGCGCCACCGGCGCGGCCTGCCCGTTCGGGGCCAGCGCACCAAGACCAACGCTCGTACGCGTAAGGGTCCGAAGAAGACCATCGCCGGAAAGAAGAAGTAA